The proteins below are encoded in one region of Ostrea edulis chromosome 3, xbOstEdul1.1, whole genome shotgun sequence:
- the LOC125673552 gene encoding uncharacterized protein LOC125673552: MAAVLDGGYLSEKCQKHTETIYGLCDTCDEVVCVKCMMGHHNGHTFTDLEARVGEKKDSLQDLMLEMKRRVPVLQQRVAELQIQDDKNQRDTEAVTASITQKGESIRSKLDNIVSNLIANAENQRKDTARQLSGVTEVTEDLIAKGNSFLESVDTQIKLSSDLQIIRLEKECSKLLMKMSEDHLIYHVATPRFVGGEESVEKLQSMVGNFYSDLVSSLKPMSYVRIDSTLTACEPDIFITKICQVNYTNAWIKGFKEEEIKMYAKRGKLLKTMPFKPTCYDFATTKSGSLLTVDPKLRCVQCLNPDGESTTILQFPEGTLPISIYVNRTTGNFLVGLVDSLRYSTTVQSMRQLRRFSFDGQELQTIQFQTKKSFFGRQTSSNIFTYPFRIAENEQTGDIAVINRTGDFTGELVVLGNDGDVIFRHSQTEDGETFSPWDVTFDVMGNVIVSDRYSRNIQMFKISEKTKCLLHSCSYTPHAIESFPDGKLWIGHSNGKISIIQYME; encoded by the exons ATGGCTGCAGTACTAGATGGAGGTTATCTAAGTGAGAAATGTCAGAAACACACAGAGACGATTTACGGCTTATGTGACACTTGTGATGAGGTAGTGTGTGTTAAGTGCATGATGGGCCACCACAATGGGCACACGTTCACAGACCTGGAGGCCCGGGTGGGAGAGAAGAAGGACTCATTACAAGACCTCATGCTGGAGATGAAGAGAAGGGTCCCAGTGTTACAACAGAGAGTAGCTGAATTACAAATACAGGACGACAAAAACCAGCGAGACACCGAGGCTGTCACCGCCTCCATCACACAAAAAG GTGAAAGCATTCGCAGTAAACTGGACAACATCGTTTCAAACCTCATTGCCAACGCAGAGAACCAACGGAAAGACACAGCCCGGCAACTCAGCGGTGTAACAGAGGTGACAGAGGATCTCATCGCAAAAGGAAACTCGTTTCTCGAGAGTGTTGACACCCAAATTAAGCTCAGCTCTGACCTCCAAATCATTCGGTTAGAAAAAGAGTGCTCTAAGCTATTAATGAAAATGTCTGAGGATCATTTAATATACCATGTGGCCACACCACGATTTGTGGGAGGGGAGGAGAGTGTCGAGAAACTACAGTCTATGGTGGGAAATTTCTACTCGGATCTCGTGTCCTCTCTTAAACCCATGAGCTATGTCAGAATAGATTCGACACTTACTGCTTGTGAACCCGACATATTCATCACAAAAATCTGCCAAGTTAATTACACAAATGCCTGGATTAAAGGTTTCAAAGAAGAAGAAATCAAAATGTACGCCAAGCGTGGGAAACTGCTCAAGACGATGCCCTTTAAGCCAACATGCTATGATTTTGCTACAACCAAAAGTGGCTCATTGCTCACTGTGGACCCCAAACTGCGCTGTGTTCAGTGCCTCAACCCTGATGGAGAATCCACGACCATCCTCCAGTTCCCAGAAGGGACATTACCCATCAGTATTTACGTGAACAGAACCACCGGTAACTTTCTTGTTGGACTAGTGGACAGTCTGAGATATTCCACCACTGTCCAGAGCATGCGACAACTCAGAAGGTTTTCCTTTGATGGTCAAGAACTTCAGACAATTCAGTTCCAGACCAAAAAGTCTTTCTTCGGTCGGCAGACTTCTTCCAATATCTTCACCTATCCCTTCCGAATTGCCGAAAACGAGCAAACGGGGGACATTGCCGTTATCAATCGGACAGGAGACTTTACGGGAGAACTTGTGGTCCTAGGTAATGATGGAGATGTCATCTTCAGACATTCACAGACAGAAGATGGAGAGACCTTCAGTCCCTGGGATGTGACATTTGATGTCATGGGGAATGTTATTGTTAGTGATCGATATAGCCGGAACattcaaatgtttaaaatctCCGAGAAGACCAAATGTCTTCTTCACAGTTGCAGTTACACCCCCCATGCTATAGAATCTTTCCCCGATGGTAAACTGTGGATCGGCCATTCCAATGGGAAGATCAGCATTATTCAGTACATGGAGTGA